A window from Drosophila subobscura isolate 14011-0131.10 chromosome O, UCBerk_Dsub_1.0, whole genome shotgun sequence encodes these proteins:
- the LOC117896772 gene encoding uncharacterized protein LOC117896772: MRLSATYHYNLLALCLLALGQLQLQVQVQGRVQTQSLPLDPSLPLTAVNGTQMEVKVLRRHKRYLAFPDGSSVSGAICMTIGMIGNPDVDFLSWAVNWGVAYDLPNREWVIQHAHGLNATLSKEHIQRRSRRAFYDEVKSIFNNMGFNGHSCVARALCESARFRLPQGQRGNMLQELVRTVFSLPATAVAVHEPQAHHQYDRIYRRSKRSARECHEIYPDCQFSLLALALGKYMAGTTTKLSAFNFM; encoded by the exons ATGAGGCTCTCGGCGACTTACCACTACAATCTGCTGGCATTATGCCTCCTGGCACTgggacagctgcagctgcaggtgcaggtgcaagGGCGAGTGCAGACACAGAGCCTGCCGCTGGACCCATCCCTGCCACTGACAGCTGTAAATGGCACGCAAATGGAGGTGAAAGTTCTGCGGCGTCACAAACGTTATCTGGCATTTCCCGATGGCTCATCGGTTtcg gGAGCCATTTGCATGACTATCGGCATGATTGGCAATCCCGATGTGGACTTTCTCAGCTGGGCTGTCAACTGGGGCGTCGCCTACGATCTGCCCAACCGGGAGTGGGTCATACAGCATGCCCACGGGCTGAATGCCACACTATCCAAGGAACACATCCAGCGACGCTCACGGCGCGCCTTCTACGACGAAGTGAAGTCTATTTTCAATAA CATGGGCTTCAATGGACACTCCTGCGTGGCTCGAGCGCTCTGCGAGAGCGCCAGGTTCAGGCTGCCCCAGGGACAGCGCGGCAACATGCTGCAGGAACTGGTGCGCACGGTGTTCAGCCTGCCTGCgacagcagtggcagtccaTGAGCCACAGGCCCATCATCAGTACGATCGCATCTACCGCAGGTCCAAGCGGTCTGCCAGGGAGTGCCACGAAATCTATCCCGACTGCCAGTTCTCGCTGCTGGCCCTGGCGCTGGGCAAGTACATGGCCGGCACCACAACCAAGTTgagtgcatttaattttatgtga
- the LOC117898887 gene encoding F-box only protein 11 — translation MAFTNGLRLLLASLLLSLVCGAEANSCNSSSSTRVTYMQQPSHILHRQKRWLTFELGSSMTLTANCAKAVLETIPRGLLWLAEATSIYELPAAVEDWIPRRVGKPKVKPAPVPPPPPPPPPPPPPPPPSSAFALQPQTVVVPLSPTDPIQSFYFAYPQGLPTQNRRKSFAHQMQAGCPASHLVKDPYGTFYCRPSAMSRRLRRELQRNGVKVLNESQSPHSMLFDMVSLLATMYNYDPNYCIMRTLCEARLLLAPPGLTLFHDIFRIMLRYVHPEIAHKPKYREAFTAGHTLHECASLYGPHCRQSFLLLLTEPFRQKAAH, via the exons ATGGCATTTACAAATGGGTTAAGGCTGCTCCTCGCCAgcttgctgctgtcgctggtcTGTGGTGCAGAGGccaacagctgcaacagctccagcagcactcGCGTCACTTACATGCAGCAGCCGAGTCACATTCTGCATCGCCAGAAGCGTTGGCTAACCTTTGAGCTGGGCTCCTCCATGACG CTGACAGCCAACTGTGCCAAGGCCGTGCTGGAGACCATACCCAGAGGCCTGCTTTGGCTGGCCGAGGCAACGAGCATCTACGAGCTACCTGCGGCTGTTGAGGATTGGATACCACGACGTGTGGGCAAGCCAAAAGTTAAACCAGCTCCGgtaccaccaccaccaccgcctcctcctccgccgccaccacctcctcctccatcctccGCCTTTGCCCTGCAACCACAAACTGTTGTTGTGCCGCTCAGTCCAACGGATCCCATACAATCCTTTTACTTTGCCTATCCGCAAGGCCTACCCACACAGAATCGTCGCAAGTCCTTTGCCCATCAAATGCAGGCAGGCTGCCCGGCCTCGCATCTGGTCAAGGATCCGTATGGCACCTTCTACTGTCGCCCATCGGCCATGTCCCGACGCCTGCGACGCGAACTGCAGCGCAATGGAGTCAAAGTGCTGAACGAGAGTCAGAGTCCGCACAGCATGCTCTTCGACATGGTCAGCCTGCTGGCCACCAT GTATAATTACGATCCAAATTATTGCATCATGCGAACGCTGTGCGAGGcccgtctgctgctggctccgcCCGGTCTGACGCTCTTCCATGATATTTTCCGCATAATGCTGCGCTATGTGCATCCGGAGATTGCCCATAAACCCAAATATCGGGAGGCCTTCACCGCCGGACACACGCTCCACGAGTGCGCCAGTCTGTACGGGCCGCACTGTCGTCaaagttttttgctgctgctcacggAGCCATTTCGGCAGAAAGCggcacattaa
- the LOC117897195 gene encoding uncharacterized protein LOC117897195 isoform X1: MSTSWPKLLLTALLLGQCQSQWKNDVPHVFATLLPPTTSSHDAGKVNNVTLTPPGLINQGRELEQELELLGLGLPPHAGSQRKLSRGKRFVAFPVGSSASAAVCLTTGVIGNPNLLYLSLGINWGVAYDLPNVTWVLQNAHGWTTKKSAQAQIKRRHRRELYSRLETMIDSHDLWPPPTLMTMMERAADNRTPPSAQLLLHERWRRSLSRPKRYLSFPEGSSLSVAVCFTVGLIGNPYYAYNSFGINWGTAYDLPNSTWVLQHLHGFATHPVAPAVLRRRSRRFIYQKIETIVDNMGYNGRDCVLRTLCESRQYFQRTKMNMVGEMLRTIFSLPKQRIFTRELHENSDIVHYDKAYREAHKDDCAAQYDCHFSLLELAFGKYTTPPKNYYAQ; this comes from the exons ATGTCTACGAGCTGGCCGAAGCTGCTGCTCACAGCGTTGCTCTTGGGCCAATGCCAAAGTCAGTGGAAGAACGATGTGCCACATGTGTTTGCCACGCTGTTGCCACCGACGACAAGCAGTCACGATGCCGGCAAAGTCAACAATGTCACGCTGACTCCGCCAGGACTCATCAACCAAGGACGGGAGTTGGAGCaggagttggagctgctgggactgggactgccacCACATGCTGGCTCGCAGCGCAAACTCTCGAGAGGCAAACGCTTTGTGGCCTTTCCCGTGGGTTCATCAGCTTCG GCCGCTGTCTGCCTGACCACCGGTGTCATCGGCAATCCCAACCTGCTGTATCTCAGCTTGGGCATCAATTGGGGCGTTGCCTACGATCTGCCCAATGTCACGTGGGTACTGCAGAATGCCCATGGCTGGACGACTAAGAAATCCGCCCAGGCACAAATCAAACGCAGACATCGACGTGAGCTCTACAGTCGACTGGAGACAATGATAGACAG TCATGATTTATGGCCGCCGCCAACATTGATGACTATGATGGAACGTGCAGCAGACAACCGGACTCCTCCATCCGctcagctgttgctgcatgaACGCTGGCGTCGCTCACTCAGTCGTCCGAAGCGTTATCTCAGCTTTCCCGAGGGCTCCTCGTTGTCC GTGGCTGTCTGCTTCACGGTGGGCCTCATCGGCAATCCCTACTATGCATACAACAGTTTCGGCATCAACTGGGGCACGGCCTACGATTTGCCCAACAGCACGTGGGTGCTGCAACATCTACATGGCTTCGCCACACATCCCGTGGCACCGGCTGTGCTCCGGCGACGCTCCCGCAGATTTATCTATCAGAAGATTGAGACAATTGTGGATAA CATGGGCTACAATGGCCGTGACTGCGTTTTGCGTACCCTCTGCGAGAGTCGCCAGTACTTTCAGCGCACCAAAATGAACATGGTCGGCGAAATGCTGCGCACTATATTCAG CCTACCCAAGCAGCGCATCTTTACACGCGAACTTCATGAAAACTCGGACATCGTGCACTATGACAAGGCCTATCGGGAAGCCCACAAAGATGACTGCGCCGCCCAGTATGACTGTCACTTTTCGCTGCTGGAATTGGCCTTTGGCAAATACACAACGCCGCCGAAAAATTATTATGCTCAATAA
- the LOC117897195 gene encoding uncharacterized protein LOC117897195 isoform X2 produces the protein MSTSWPKLLLTALLLGQCQSQWKNDVPHVFATLLPPTTSSHDAGKVNNVTLTPPGLINQGRELEQELELLGLGLPPHAGSQRKLSRGKRFVAFPVGSSASAAVCLTTGVIGNPNLLYLSLGINWGVAYDLPNVTWVLQNAHGWTTKKSAQAQIKRRHRRELYSRLETMIDSMGYNGRDCVLRTLCESRQYFQRTKMNMVGEMLRTIFSLPKQRIFTRELHENSDIVHYDKAYREAHKDDCAAQYDCHFSLLELAFGKYTTPPKNYYAQ, from the exons ATGTCTACGAGCTGGCCGAAGCTGCTGCTCACAGCGTTGCTCTTGGGCCAATGCCAAAGTCAGTGGAAGAACGATGTGCCACATGTGTTTGCCACGCTGTTGCCACCGACGACAAGCAGTCACGATGCCGGCAAAGTCAACAATGTCACGCTGACTCCGCCAGGACTCATCAACCAAGGACGGGAGTTGGAGCaggagttggagctgctgggactgggactgccacCACATGCTGGCTCGCAGCGCAAACTCTCGAGAGGCAAACGCTTTGTGGCCTTTCCCGTGGGTTCATCAGCTTCG GCCGCTGTCTGCCTGACCACCGGTGTCATCGGCAATCCCAACCTGCTGTATCTCAGCTTGGGCATCAATTGGGGCGTTGCCTACGATCTGCCCAATGTCACGTGGGTACTGCAGAATGCCCATGGCTGGACGACTAAGAAATCCGCCCAGGCACAAATCAAACGCAGACATCGACGTGAGCTCTACAGTCGACTGGAGACAATGATAGACAG CATGGGCTACAATGGCCGTGACTGCGTTTTGCGTACCCTCTGCGAGAGTCGCCAGTACTTTCAGCGCACCAAAATGAACATGGTCGGCGAAATGCTGCGCACTATATTCAG CCTACCCAAGCAGCGCATCTTTACACGCGAACTTCATGAAAACTCGGACATCGTGCACTATGACAAGGCCTATCGGGAAGCCCACAAAGATGACTGCGCCGCCCAGTATGACTGTCACTTTTCGCTGCTGGAATTGGCCTTTGGCAAATACACAACGCCGCCGAAAAATTATTATGCTCAATAA
- the LOC117896997 gene encoding LOW QUALITY PROTEIN: uncharacterized protein LOC117896997 (The sequence of the model RefSeq protein was modified relative to this genomic sequence to represent the inferred CDS: deleted 2 bases in 2 codons) → MTQLSAAAMLILQLVVPVLLLLQQLSTCSAVSQIVDNFDGLADGSYMTSRSSSRPQHSFDMHYDNSNTDSDSDSDSNSIGSANNETRILRRGKRYLQFSKGSRMSWRTNGKNTLLKINTLYAYGYGFRTNYPFPSIEEQKKDNAVFFRLFKRDLFSKLETALDGHGFDGRACMLKSFCTAVLDVDKAGQKSGMLFKLLKLVFSRAKRYLDIIETTRIFVGIFDNCISPIAYRVASPLFKFRVNAKNNVIASPIVWAHGYGFRANTPVLVKRENRPFRRDTYELLHELIDRSGLDGRACVLKAYCTALAGDHGQGFLFKLLKYVFTLDEHEKRHMPHLREQNCEQIMHSHCPLSFDSISPYTDDV, encoded by the exons ATGACTCAACTGTCAGCAGCGGCAATGCTCATACTGCAGCTCGTAGTGcctgtcctcctcctcctccaacaATTATCCACCTGCTCCGCTGTCAGTCAGATTGTTGACAATTTTGATGGGCTTGCTGATGGCTCCTACATGACCAGCAGGTCGAGCAGCCGCCCCCAGCACAGCTTTGACATGCATTATGACAACTCGAACAcagactccgactccgactccgactccaactccattgGCAGTGCCAACAATGAAACGAGAATACTGCGACGTGGCAAACGATATCTGCAGTTCAGCAAGGGATCCCGTATGTCG TGGCGCACCAATGGCAAGAACACGCTGCTCAAAATCAATACGTTGTACGCCTACGGCTATGGCTTTCGTACCAATTATCCTTTCCCCTCAATCGAAGAGCAAAAGAAGGATAATGCGGTATTCTTTCGCCTCTTTAAGCGGGATTTGTTCTCCAAA TTAGAGACCGCTTTGGATGG CCATGGCTTTGATGGTCGCGCCTGCATGCTGAAATCCTTTTGCACAGCTGTGCTGGATGTGGACAAGGCGGGGCAGAAGAGCGGCATGCTCTTCAAGCTGCTCAAATTGGTATTCAG TCGCGCCAAGCGATATTTGGATATAATAGAAACCACACGCATATTTGTGGGT ATATTCGATAATTGCATCAGTCCAATTGCTTATAGAGTTGCTTCTCCCCTTTTCAAGTTCCGcgttaatgccaaaaacaatgtGATTGCCTCGCCCATTGTCTGGGCACATGGCTATGGCTTTCGTGCCAATACCCCAGTGCTGGTTAAGCGGGAGAATCGACCCTTCAGAAGGGACACCTATGAGCTGCTCCACGAGCTCATCGATCGCAGTGGCCTCGATGGGCGTGCGTGTGTCCTGAAGGCATATTGCACGGCTCTCGCGGGGGATCATGGTCAGGGTTTCTTGTTTAAgcttttaaaatatgtttttac CTTGGACGAACACGAAAAGCGTCATATGCCGCATCTACGCGAGCAAAACTGCGAACAAATCATGCACAGCCACTGCCCATTGAGCTTTGACAGCATTTCCCCCTACACAGACGATGTTTGA